The Bos javanicus breed banteng chromosome 11, ARS-OSU_banteng_1.0, whole genome shotgun sequence genome includes a window with the following:
- the C11H2orf68 gene encoding UPF0561 protein C2orf68 homolog has translation MEAAPSPGSGLCCKPGGRLDMSHGFVHHIRRNQLARDDYDKKVKQAAKEKARRRHTPAPTRPRKPDLQVYLPRHRDGSTHPSNPDCEESGESSSSGSSEPEPPGHQLFCLEYEADSGDITSVIVYQDDDPGRVSEEVSAHTPLEPLMREALKLRIQEEIAKRQSRH, from the exons ATGGAAGCGGCGCCAAGTCCCGGGTCGGGACTCTGCTGCAAGCCTGGAGGGCGACTGGACATGAGCCACGGCTTCGTGCACCACATCCGACGGAACCAGCTCGCCCG GGACGACTACGACAAGAAGGTGAAGCAGGCGGCCAAGGAGAAGGCGAGGAGGCGGCACACGCCTGCGCCCACTCGGCCCCGAAAGCCCGATCTGCAAGTGTACCTGCCGCGACACCGAG ATGGCTCTACCCACCCAAGCAACCCAGACTGTGAGGAGTCCGGTGAAAGCAGCAGTAGTGGCAGCTCTGAGCCAGAGCCTCCTGGCCATCAGCTTTTCTGCTTAGAGTATGAGGCGGACAGCGGAGACATCACCTCAGTTATCGTGTATCAG GATGATGATCCAGGAAGGGTGAGCGAGGAGGTGTCAGCTCACACGCCTCTGGAGCCACTCATGCGAGAGGCCCTCAAGTTGCGCATCCAGGAGGAGATTGCAAAGCGCCAGAGCCGACACTGA
- the TMEM150A gene encoding transmembrane protein 150A isoform X2 encodes MTAWILLPVSLSAFSITGLWTVYAMAVMNHHVCPVENWLCSVLPARSYNESCSPDPTEQGGPKTCCTLDDIPLISKCGSYPPESCLFSLIGNLGAFMVALICLLRYGQLLEQSRHSWVNTTTLITGCTNAAGLVVVGNFQVDHTKSLHYVGTGVAFTAGLLFVCLHCALSYHGATAPQDLAVAYLRIVLATIAFVTLILSGVFFIHESPQLQHGAALCEWVFVIDILIFYGTFSYEFGAVSSDTLVAALQPTPGRACKSSGSSSTSTHLNCSPESVAMI; translated from the exons ATGACCGCCTGGATCCTCCTTCCTGTCAGCCTGTCAGCATTCTCCATCACTGGCCTATGGACTGT GTATGCCATGGCCGTGATGAACCACCACGTGTGCCCCGTGGAGAACTG GCTATGCTCTGTCCTACCTGCCAGGTCTTACAACGAATCTTGCTCTCCTGACCCCACGGAGCAAGGGGGCCCCAAGACCTGCTGCACCCTGGATGACATCCCCCTCATCAG CAAGTGTGGCTCGTACCCCCCTGAGAGCTGCCTCTTCAGCCTCATTGGCAACCTGGGTGCTTTCATGG TGGCCCTGATCTGCCTCCTGCGCTATGGGCAGCTCCTGGAGCAGAGCCGTCATTCCTGGGTCAACACCACAACGCTCATCACAGGCTGCACCAATGCTGCGGGTCTGGTGGTGGTAGGAAACTTCCAG GTGGACCACACTAAGTCTCTGCACTATGTCGGAACCGGTGTAGCCTTCACTGCTGGCCTGCTCTTCGTTTGCCTGCACTGTGCCCTCTCCTACCACGGGGCCACGGCCCCCCAGGACCTGGCTGTGGCCTACCTGCGGATTGTGCTGGCAACCATCGCCTTTGTCACTCTGATCCTCA GTGGGGTCTTCTTCATCCACGAGAGCCCTCAGCTGCAGCATGGGGCAGCCCTGTGTGAGTGGGTGTTCGTCATTGACATTCTCATCTTCTACGGCACCTTCAGCTATGAGTTTGGGGCGGTCTCCTCGGACACACTGGTGGCCGCGCTGCAGCCCACTCCTGGCCGGGCCTGCAAGTCCTCTGGGAGCAGCAGCACCTCCACCCACCTCAACTGTAGTCCTGAGAGTGTCGCCATGATCTGA
- the TMEM150A gene encoding transmembrane protein 150A isoform X3, with the protein MTAWILLPVSLSAFSITGLWTVYAMAVMNHHVCPVENWSYNESCSPDPTEQGGPKTCCTLDDIPLISKCGSYPPESCLFSLIGNLGAFMVALICLLRYGQLLEQSRHSWVNTTTLITGCTNAAGLVVVGNFQVDHTKSLHYVGTGVAFTAGLLFVCLHCALSYHGATAPQDLAVAYLRIVLATIAFVTLILSGVFFIHESPQLQHGAALCEWVFVIDILIFYGTFSYEFGAVSSDTLVAALQPTPGRACKSSGSSSTSTHLNCSPESVAMI; encoded by the exons ATGACCGCCTGGATCCTCCTTCCTGTCAGCCTGTCAGCATTCTCCATCACTGGCCTATGGACTGT GTATGCCATGGCCGTGATGAACCACCACGTGTGCCCCGTGGAGAACTG GTCTTACAACGAATCTTGCTCTCCTGACCCCACGGAGCAAGGGGGCCCCAAGACCTGCTGCACCCTGGATGACATCCCCCTCATCAG CAAGTGTGGCTCGTACCCCCCTGAGAGCTGCCTCTTCAGCCTCATTGGCAACCTGGGTGCTTTCATGG TGGCCCTGATCTGCCTCCTGCGCTATGGGCAGCTCCTGGAGCAGAGCCGTCATTCCTGGGTCAACACCACAACGCTCATCACAGGCTGCACCAATGCTGCGGGTCTGGTGGTGGTAGGAAACTTCCAG GTGGACCACACTAAGTCTCTGCACTATGTCGGAACCGGTGTAGCCTTCACTGCTGGCCTGCTCTTCGTTTGCCTGCACTGTGCCCTCTCCTACCACGGGGCCACGGCCCCCCAGGACCTGGCTGTGGCCTACCTGCGGATTGTGCTGGCAACCATCGCCTTTGTCACTCTGATCCTCA GTGGGGTCTTCTTCATCCACGAGAGCCCTCAGCTGCAGCATGGGGCAGCCCTGTGTGAGTGGGTGTTCGTCATTGACATTCTCATCTTCTACGGCACCTTCAGCTATGAGTTTGGGGCGGTCTCCTCGGACACACTGGTGGCCGCGCTGCAGCCCACTCCTGGCCGGGCCTGCAAGTCCTCTGGGAGCAGCAGCACCTCCACCCACCTCAACTGTAGTCCTGAGAGTGTCGCCATGATCTGA
- the TMEM150A gene encoding transmembrane protein 150A isoform X1, which produces MAHSTDSLTLKLPSSLFPLGPGLPRARRRHWASLLFSDIGSACPLPRSYNESCSPDPTEQGGPKTCCTLDDIPLISKCGSYPPESCLFSLIGNLGAFMVALICLLRYGQLLEQSRHSWVNTTTLITGCTNAAGLVVVGNFQVDHTKSLHYVGTGVAFTAGLLFVCLHCALSYHGATAPQDLAVAYLRIVLATIAFVTLILSGVFFIHESPQLQHGAALCEWVFVIDILIFYGTFSYEFGAVSSDTLVAALQPTPGRACKSSGSSSTSTHLNCSPESVAMI; this is translated from the exons ATGGCGCACTCTACAGACAGCCTCACTCTAAAGCTCCCTTCATCTCTGTTCCCTCTTGGGCCGGGGCTGCCTCGAGCCAGACGGAGACACTGGGCCTCACTGCTCTTCTCTGACATTGGCAgcgcctgccccctccccag GTCTTACAACGAATCTTGCTCTCCTGACCCCACGGAGCAAGGGGGCCCCAAGACCTGCTGCACCCTGGATGACATCCCCCTCATCAG CAAGTGTGGCTCGTACCCCCCTGAGAGCTGCCTCTTCAGCCTCATTGGCAACCTGGGTGCTTTCATGG TGGCCCTGATCTGCCTCCTGCGCTATGGGCAGCTCCTGGAGCAGAGCCGTCATTCCTGGGTCAACACCACAACGCTCATCACAGGCTGCACCAATGCTGCGGGTCTGGTGGTGGTAGGAAACTTCCAG GTGGACCACACTAAGTCTCTGCACTATGTCGGAACCGGTGTAGCCTTCACTGCTGGCCTGCTCTTCGTTTGCCTGCACTGTGCCCTCTCCTACCACGGGGCCACGGCCCCCCAGGACCTGGCTGTGGCCTACCTGCGGATTGTGCTGGCAACCATCGCCTTTGTCACTCTGATCCTCA GTGGGGTCTTCTTCATCCACGAGAGCCCTCAGCTGCAGCATGGGGCAGCCCTGTGTGAGTGGGTGTTCGTCATTGACATTCTCATCTTCTACGGCACCTTCAGCTATGAGTTTGGGGCGGTCTCCTCGGACACACTGGTGGCCGCGCTGCAGCCCACTCCTGGCCGGGCCTGCAAGTCCTCTGGGAGCAGCAGCACCTCCACCCACCTCAACTGTAGTCCTGAGAGTGTCGCCATGATCTGA
- the RNF181 gene encoding E3 ubiquitin-protein ligase RNF181 isoform X1, translating to MASYFDEHDCEPLDRERDPRTNMLLELARSLFNRMDFEDLGLVVDWDHHLPPPAAKTAVENLPRTVIRGSQAELKCPVCLLEFEEEETAIEMPCHHLFHSNCILPWLSKTNSCPLCRHELPTDDDTYEEHKRDKAFGDGPRPVCTLCFRLASSSRSTASRTSMEPCTHEAARAGHWSSATCSSCILSSH from the exons ATGGCGTCCTATTTCGATGAACACGACTGCGAGCCGTTGGATCGCGAACGGGATCCCCGAACAAACATGCTGCTGGAGCTTGCAAG GTCCCTTTTCAATAGGATGGACTTTGAAGACTTGGGGTTGGTAGTAGATTGGGATCACCACCTGCCTCCACCCGCTGCCAAGACTGCAGTTGAGAACCTTCCCAGGACAGTCATCAGGGGCTCTCAGGCTG AGCTCAAGTGCCCCGTGTGTCTTTTGGAATTTGAGGAGGAGGAGACCGCCATTGAGATGCCTTGCCATCACCTCTTCCATTCCAACTGCATTCTGCCTTGGCTGAGCAAG ACCAATTCCTGCCCTCTGTGCCGCCATGAGCTGCCCACTGATGATGACACTTATGAGGAGCACAAGCGAGATAAG GCCTTTGGGGATGGCCCCCGACCAGTGTGCACTCTTTGCTTCAGGCTCgcaagcagcagcagaagcaccgCCTCGAGAACCTCCATGGAGCCATGTACACATGAGGCGGCTAGGGCTGGACACTGGTCCTCTGCAACATGTTCCTCTTGCATCTTGAGTTCTCATTAA
- the RNF181 gene encoding E3 ubiquitin-protein ligase RNF181 isoform X2, whose product MASYFDEHDCEPLDRERDPRTNMLLELARSLFNRMDFEDLGLVVDWDHHLPPPAAKTAVENLPRTVIRGSQAELKCPVCLLEFEEEETAIEMPCHHLFHSNCILPWLSKTNSCPLCRHELPTDDDTYEEHKRDKARKQQQKHRLENLHGAMYT is encoded by the exons ATGGCGTCCTATTTCGATGAACACGACTGCGAGCCGTTGGATCGCGAACGGGATCCCCGAACAAACATGCTGCTGGAGCTTGCAAG GTCCCTTTTCAATAGGATGGACTTTGAAGACTTGGGGTTGGTAGTAGATTGGGATCACCACCTGCCTCCACCCGCTGCCAAGACTGCAGTTGAGAACCTTCCCAGGACAGTCATCAGGGGCTCTCAGGCTG AGCTCAAGTGCCCCGTGTGTCTTTTGGAATTTGAGGAGGAGGAGACCGCCATTGAGATGCCTTGCCATCACCTCTTCCATTCCAACTGCATTCTGCCTTGGCTGAGCAAG ACCAATTCCTGCCCTCTGTGCCGCCATGAGCTGCCCACTGATGATGACACTTATGAGGAGCACAAGCGAGATAAG GCTCgcaagcagcagcagaagcaccgCCTCGAGAACCTCCATGGAGCCATGTACACATGA
- the VAMP5 gene encoding vesicle-associated membrane protein 5 — protein sequence MAGKELERCQRQADEVTEIMLNNFDKVLERDGKLAELEQRSDQLLDMSSAFSKTTKTLAQKKRWENARCRIYMGLAVGIALLILLIVLLVIFLPQSSKGSSAPQVQDAGPASGPGE from the exons ATG GCAGGGAAAGAGTTGGAGCGATGCCAGCGGCAGGCGGATGAGGTGACAGAAATCATGCTCAACAACTTCGACAAGGTCCTGGAGCGTGACGGGAAGCTGGCGGAGCTGGAGCAGCGTTCAGACCAACTCCTGGACATG AGCTCAGCCTTCAGCAAGACAACCAAGACTCTGGCCCAGAAGAAGCGCTGGGAGAATGCCCGGTGCCGGATCTACATGGGGCTGGCAGTGGGCATTGCCCTGCTCATCCTCCTGATTGTGTTGCTGGTCATCTTTCTCCCACAAAGCAGCAAGGGCAGCAGCGCCCCACAGGTCCAGGATGCAGGCCCTGCCTCGGGGCCTGGGGAATGA
- the VAMP8 gene encoding vesicle-associated membrane protein 8 codes for MEASGGGGDDRVRNLRDEVEGVKNIMTQNVERILARGENLDHLRNKTEDLEATSEHFKTTSQKVARKFWWKNVKMIVLICVIVFIIILFIVLFATGAIPT; via the exons ATG GAGGCCAGTGGTGGAGGAGGAGATGACCGTGTGCGGAACCTCAGGGATGAAGTAGAAGGGGTCAAGAATATCATGACTCAGAATGTGGAGCGGATCCTGGCCCGGGGAGAGAACCTGGACCACCTTCGCAACAAGACAGAGGATCTGGAAGCCACA TCAGAGCACTTCAAGACGACGTCACAGAAGGTGGCTCGGAAGTTCTGGTGGAAGAACGTGAAGATGATTGTCCTCATCTGTGTGATTGTTTTTATCATCATCCTCTTCATCGTGCTTTTTGCCACTGGCGCCATCCCAACTTAG